The sequence ACCTTTGAATGCCGCACGGTGGACCAGCTCATCGTGTTCGGCGACAACGGCCGCGTCTACAGCGTGGCCGTGGCCAGCCTGCCCGGCGGGCGCGGTGACGGCCAGCCCGTCACCACCATGATCGACCTGGAGGCCGGCACCCAGATCACCGCCTACTTTGCCGGCAACGGCGACAGCCAGTTGCTGCTGGCCAGCTCGGGCGGCTATGGCTTTGTCGCCAAGCTCGACTCCATGGTGGCGCGCAACAAGGCCGGCAAGGGCTTTGTCACCGTGCAAGACGGCGAGACCCTGTGCCAGCCCTCCATCATCGACGCCTTGCCTGCCTCCACGGCGGATGGCGCCGAAACACCGGCCGCCACCCATGTGGCCTGCCTGTCCAGCGACGGCCATGTGCTGACCTATGCGCTGTCCGAGCTGAAACTCATGAGCAGCGGCCGTGGCCTGCAGCTCATGAAGCTGGACGACAAGGCCAGCCTGGTGGGCGCCGCCGCCTACACCCGCAGCGTGCGCATCACCGGCAGTGGGCGCGGTGGCAAGGACAAGGAAGAAAACCTGGAAATCCGCAGCCTGAACAACGCAGCCGGAAAGCGCGGTGCCAAGGGCAAGGCCACGGGTTGGACCTTCAAGCCCAATGGCATTTGCCGGGTGGAGTAAGGGCTGCTCACCAGTCGATAGCCGCAAATGCTTGTGTACCAAGCGTTTGCGGCTGAAAAACGTAAAAGCTGTGAACCTCTTGCAAGAGGCCACAGCTTTTTTCATGTGTATTCCCACGCATGGCTATGCTGTGCCATGGTCGCTTTCAAGCTCATTTTCACGCTCGAGGGGAAGGCTGCATGGACTTCTACGACGAACTCGCACCCCTCTACCACCTGATTTATCCAGACTGGGACCGCAGCATGGCGCTCCAGGCCGAGCAGCTGGACCAACTGGTGCGCCAGCACTGGCCTGGCTCCCACAAGGTGCTGGATGTGGCCTGCGGCATTGGCACCCAGGCCCTGGGACTGGCTGCCTTGGGCTATAGCGTGGTGGCGTCAGACCTGTCCAGCAAGGAAGTGGAACGCGCCCGTGCAGAAGCTGAAAAACGGCAACTCACACTGGCGTTGAAGGTCGGGGACATGCGCCAGGCCCATGCCTTGCACGGTGGTGGTTTCGATGTGCTCATGGCTTGCGATAACGCCGTGCCCCATCTGTTGAACGACGAGGACTTGCTACAGGCCTTCAAGCAGTTCTTTGCCTGCCTCAAGCCCGGCGGCGGCTGTCTGATCACCGTCCGCGATTACGTCCGGGAGGAACGCGGCCGCAACCTGGTCAAGCACTACGGCGCACGCGTGGAAGACGGCAAGCGCTATGTGCTGTTCCAGGTTTGGGATTTTGAGGGCAGTCACTACGACTTCTCGTTCTTTGTGGTCGAAGAAGACCTGGCCACGGGCCAGGTGCACACCCATGTCATGCGCTCGCGCTATTACGCCGTTTCCACCGAGCGCTTGTGCGCGTTGATGGAGGACGCGGGGTTCGCGCAGGTGCAGCGCCTGGATGGCT comes from Comamonas sp. GB3 AK4-5 and encodes:
- a CDS encoding class I SAM-dependent methyltransferase — protein: MDFYDELAPLYHLIYPDWDRSMALQAEQLDQLVRQHWPGSHKVLDVACGIGTQALGLAALGYSVVASDLSSKEVERARAEAEKRQLTLALKVGDMRQAHALHGGGFDVLMACDNAVPHLLNDEDLLQAFKQFFACLKPGGGCLITVRDYVREERGRNLVKHYGARVEDGKRYVLFQVWDFEGSHYDFSFFVVEEDLATGQVHTHVMRSRYYAVSTERLCALMEDAGFAQVQRLDGCFYQPVLVGTRPQT